In Polaribacter sp. L3A8, a genomic segment contains:
- the scpA gene encoding methylmalonyl-CoA mutase, which translates to MSRKELQHITLKNAKKTTNPSFIQEGFVAGIAPNLRGPYATMYVRKPWTIRQYAGFSTAEESNAFYRRNLEAGQKGLSVAFDLATHRGYDSDHERVQGDVGKAGVAIDSVEDMKILFNKIPLDKMSVSMTMNGAVLPILAFYIVAAEEQGVSLDLLSGTIQNDILKEFMVRNTYIYPPTPSMKIIADIFKYTSKKMPKFNSISISGYHMQEAGATAEIELAYTLADGLEYLKKGIEAGMEIDSFAPRLSFFWAIGMDHFTEIAKLRAARMLWAKIVKQFNPKNQKSLTLRTHCQTSGWSLTAQDPFNNIARTTIEAMAAAFGGTQSLHTNALDEAIALPTDFSARIARNTQIYLQQETHITKTVDPWAGSYHLEKLTEDIANKAWELITEISELGGMTKAIEKGIPKMRIEEAAAIKQAKIDNEKDIIVGVNKYQLKKEDPLHLLEVDNEAVRNSQIERLNLLKATRNNTEVNKSLIALTNAATSGEENLLKLAVIAAKNRATLGEISDALEVVFGRHKAVNKTISGVYSKEIKDNKLFKQAAELTDKFAELEGRRPRIMISKLGQDGHDRGAKVVATGYADLGFDVDIGPLFQTPKEATKQAIENDVHILGISSLAAGHKTLVPQVIAELKKYGREDIMVIVGGVIPPNDYQFLLDAGAAGIFGTGTKIAQAAIDLLTLLIDGVTE; encoded by the coding sequence ATGAGTAGAAAAGAACTACAACATATAACACTAAAAAACGCTAAAAAAACAACAAATCCTTCTTTTATACAAGAAGGATTTGTTGCTGGTATTGCTCCAAATTTAAGAGGTCCTTATGCAACAATGTATGTAAGAAAACCTTGGACTATTAGACAATATGCAGGTTTTTCTACTGCAGAAGAAAGCAATGCTTTTTATAGAAGAAATTTAGAAGCAGGTCAAAAAGGCTTATCTGTTGCTTTCGATTTAGCAACCCACAGAGGTTATGATTCTGATCATGAGCGCGTACAAGGAGATGTTGGTAAAGCAGGTGTAGCCATAGATTCTGTAGAAGATATGAAAATTTTATTTAACAAAATTCCGTTAGATAAAATGTCTGTTTCTATGACTATGAATGGTGCAGTTTTACCCATTTTAGCATTTTATATTGTGGCAGCAGAAGAACAAGGTGTTTCTTTAGATCTATTATCTGGTACGATTCAGAATGATATTCTAAAGGAATTTATGGTTAGAAACACCTATATTTATCCACCTACTCCATCAATGAAAATTATTGCTGATATTTTTAAATATACCAGTAAAAAAATGCCAAAATTTAATTCCATTTCTATTTCTGGTTATCACATGCAAGAAGCTGGTGCTACGGCAGAAATTGAATTGGCATATACATTGGCAGATGGGTTAGAATATCTAAAAAAAGGAATTGAAGCAGGAATGGAAATAGATTCTTTTGCACCAAGATTATCTTTCTTTTGGGCAATTGGCATGGATCATTTTACGGAGATTGCAAAACTACGAGCTGCAAGAATGTTGTGGGCAAAAATAGTAAAACAATTTAACCCTAAAAACCAAAAATCTTTAACACTAAGAACACACTGCCAAACAAGTGGTTGGTCTTTAACAGCACAAGATCCTTTTAATAATATTGCCAGAACAACTATTGAAGCAATGGCTGCTGCTTTTGGCGGCACGCAAAGTTTACACACCAATGCTTTAGATGAAGCAATTGCTTTACCTACAGATTTTTCTGCAAGAATTGCAAGAAATACACAAATATACTTACAACAAGAAACACATATTACAAAAACGGTAGATCCTTGGGCAGGAAGTTATCACCTAGAAAAACTAACAGAAGATATTGCCAACAAGGCTTGGGAGTTAATTACTGAAATTTCTGAATTAGGTGGCATGACAAAAGCCATTGAAAAAGGAATTCCTAAAATGCGAATTGAGGAAGCTGCAGCTATAAAACAAGCAAAAATAGATAACGAAAAAGACATTATTGTTGGGGTTAATAAATATCAATTAAAAAAAGAAGATCCATTACATCTTTTAGAAGTTGATAATGAAGCTGTCCGTAATTCTCAAATTGAAAGATTAAATCTATTAAAAGCAACTAGAAACAATACAGAGGTTAATAAATCTTTAATAGCTTTAACGAATGCTGCTACATCTGGTGAAGAAAACTTGTTAAAACTAGCTGTAATAGCTGCTAAAAACAGAGCTACTTTAGGTGAAATTTCTGATGCGCTAGAAGTAGTTTTCGGAAGACATAAAGCGGTTAATAAAACAATTTCTGGTGTGTATAGCAAAGAAATAAAAGACAATAAACTTTTTAAGCAAGCAGCAGAATTAACAGACAAATTTGCAGAATTAGAAGGAAGGCGTCCAAGAATTATGATTTCTAAACTAGGGCAAGATGGTCATGACAGAGGCGCAAAAGTAGTAGCAACAGGTTATGCCGATTTAGGTTTTGATGTAGATATTGGCCCGTTATTTCAAACACCAAAAGAAGCAACAAAGCAAGCAATAGAAAATGATGTTCATATTTTAGGCATCTCTTCTTTAGCTGCTGGTCATAAAACATTAGTTCCGCAGGTTATAGCAGAACTAAAAAAATATGGACGAGAAGATATAATGGTTATTGTTGGTGGTGTAATACCGCCTAATGATTATCAATTTTTACTAGATGCTGGTGCTGCTGGTATTTTTGGCACTGGAACTAAAATAGCTCAAGCTGCCATTGACTTATTAACCCTTTTAATTGATGGTGTTACTGAATAA
- a CDS encoding GH3 family domain-containing protein: MAILGNIIKGIINLTDTLSSETNHVEAQKEVLQNLLETAKETQFGEAYNFESILLSDDIQTSFADEVPYFDYNSINKKWWYKIHNGEENVTWVGSPSYFALSSGTTGKKSKRIPVTDEMIAAIKSSGIKQVTSLNNFDLPVDFFEKDIMMLGSSTDLDEKDDHFEGEISGISASNIPFWFKGYYKPGEEIAKIENWDERVQHIAENAKSWDIGALSGIPSWIELMMQRVIEFHQLENIHEIWPNLQVYTSGGVAFGPYEKSFKALLGKPVTVIDTYLASEGYIATQVRPETDAMQLNTENGIYFEFVPMNPDYINEDGSIKQNAPSLTLEQVETDTDYILIISTVSGAWRYLIGDTIKFTDVEKAEIKITGRTKFFLNTVGSQLSVNKMDDAIKHLEEKLSTKITEYTICAKRFEDGEFYHSWYLGSEMMDDNNKIATTLDDFLKEANNNYKVARSKALKGVKVTVIPVETFHDWNDNNKKKGGQVKMERVMKEEKFSEWEKFVHKA; the protein is encoded by the coding sequence ATGGCAATCTTAGGAAATATTATAAAAGGAATTATCAATTTAACTGATACACTTTCATCAGAAACAAACCACGTAGAAGCTCAAAAAGAAGTTTTACAAAACCTACTTGAAACAGCCAAAGAAACTCAATTTGGTGAAGCTTATAATTTTGAATCCATTCTTTTAAGCGATGATATACAAACCTCTTTTGCAGATGAAGTTCCTTATTTCGATTATAACTCAATCAACAAAAAATGGTGGTATAAAATTCATAATGGTGAAGAAAATGTAACTTGGGTCGGAAGTCCATCTTATTTTGCTTTAAGCTCTGGTACCACAGGTAAAAAGAGTAAAAGAATTCCAGTTACGGATGAAATGATTGCTGCCATAAAAAGTTCTGGAATAAAACAAGTTACTTCTTTAAATAACTTTGATTTACCTGTAGATTTCTTCGAGAAAGATATTATGATGTTAGGAAGCTCTACAGATTTAGATGAAAAAGACGATCACTTTGAGGGAGAGATAAGTGGAATTAGCGCTAGTAATATTCCTTTTTGGTTTAAAGGTTATTACAAACCCGGAGAAGAAATTGCCAAGATTGAAAATTGGGACGAGCGAGTGCAACACATTGCAGAAAATGCTAAATCATGGGATATTGGTGCTTTAAGCGGAATACCTTCGTGGATAGAGTTAATGATGCAGAGAGTTATTGAGTTTCATCAATTAGAAAACATTCATGAAATCTGGCCAAATCTTCAAGTGTACACTTCCGGTGGTGTTGCTTTTGGTCCTTATGAAAAAAGTTTTAAAGCATTATTAGGAAAACCCGTTACGGTTATAGACACTTATTTGGCTTCCGAAGGATATATTGCTACACAAGTAAGACCAGAAACCGATGCAATGCAGTTAAACACCGAGAATGGTATTTATTTTGAATTTGTTCCTATGAATCCAGATTACATAAATGAGGATGGATCTATCAAACAAAATGCACCTTCTTTAACTTTAGAACAGGTTGAAACAGACACCGATTACATTTTAATTATAAGTACCGTGAGTGGAGCTTGGCGTTATTTAATAGGTGATACCATTAAATTTACAGATGTAGAAAAGGCTGAAATTAAGATTACAGGACGTACTAAATTCTTCTTAAATACTGTTGGATCTCAATTATCAGTTAATAAAATGGATGATGCTATTAAGCATTTAGAAGAAAAATTATCCACAAAAATTACAGAATATACTATTTGTGCAAAACGATTTGAAGATGGTGAGTTTTATCATTCTTGGTATTTAGGTTCTGAAATGATGGATGATAATAACAAAATTGCAACTACTTTAGATGACTTTCTAAAAGAAGCAAATAATAATTACAAAGTTGCTAGAAGTAAAGCATTAAAAGGTGTCAAGGTTACCGTAATTCCTGTTGAAACATTTCATGACTGGAATGACAATAACAAGAAAAAAGGTGGACAAGTAAAAATGGAACGTGTAATGAAAGAAGAAAAGTTTTCCGAATGGGAAAAGTTTGTTCACAAAGCATAA
- a CDS encoding acetolactate synthase large subunit — protein MKTSDIIIKSLENEGVEYIFGLPGEENLDLLESIRKSDKIKLILTRHEQGAGFMAATYGRLTGKPGVCMSTLGPGATNLMTPTAYAQLGAMPMVVLTGQKPIKESKQGKFQIVDILEMMQPLTKFSKQITYGKNASAIIREAFRVSQEERPGAVHIEIPEDVCKEIVENPQYFNVNSAKIPSANTSSILEAKEMILSAKKPLLLIGAGANRKRASEALTNFVDQLGIPFFNTQMGKGIIDERNPLYLGTAALSSNDFLHEAIEAADLIINVGHDTIEKPPFVMNPDDKRKVIHINFFAAEVHEVYFPQLNVIGDIATSIHQLTKELKSNAKKWNLDFFLKVKDNVLCHLSKYKDDNRFPMLPQRLVEITRNILPKDGIVTLDNGIYKIWFARNYPAYAQNTLLLDNALATMGAGFPSAMMAKELHPHKKVISINGDGGFMMNSQELETAVRMDLDLVIIILNDNAYGMIEWKQEGEGFPKFGLEYKNPDFVKYAESFGAIGHRPTSGSEFEETLTKTLNLKGVHVIDLAVDYSLNHEILNVLLSENSKK, from the coding sequence ATGAAAACTTCAGATATTATTATAAAATCTTTAGAGAATGAAGGCGTAGAATATATTTTTGGCTTACCTGGCGAAGAAAATTTAGACCTTTTAGAATCCATCAGGAAATCTGATAAAATAAAATTAATACTTACCAGACACGAACAAGGAGCGGGCTTTATGGCAGCAACTTATGGCAGACTTACAGGAAAACCTGGAGTTTGCATGTCTACATTAGGCCCTGGTGCAACCAATTTAATGACGCCTACAGCTTATGCACAATTGGGCGCAATGCCAATGGTAGTGCTTACAGGACAAAAACCAATAAAAGAAAGCAAACAAGGTAAATTTCAAATTGTAGACATTTTAGAGATGATGCAACCACTTACAAAGTTTTCTAAACAAATAACCTATGGTAAAAATGCAAGTGCAATCATTAGAGAAGCCTTTAGAGTTTCTCAAGAAGAAAGACCAGGTGCTGTGCATATAGAAATTCCGGAAGACGTATGTAAAGAAATCGTTGAGAATCCGCAATATTTTAATGTAAATAGCGCTAAAATCCCATCAGCAAATACAAGTTCCATCTTAGAAGCAAAAGAGATGATTCTTTCAGCCAAAAAACCTTTATTATTAATTGGCGCTGGAGCAAATAGAAAAAGAGCCAGTGAAGCTTTAACTAATTTCGTAGATCAATTAGGAATTCCTTTTTTTAACACACAAATGGGGAAAGGAATTATTGACGAAAGGAATCCGCTTTATTTAGGAACTGCTGCACTATCTTCAAACGATTTTTTACATGAAGCCATAGAAGCTGCAGATTTAATTATAAATGTTGGTCATGATACTATAGAAAAACCTCCATTTGTTATGAATCCTGATGACAAAAGAAAAGTGATTCATATTAACTTTTTTGCTGCAGAAGTTCATGAGGTTTATTTTCCACAGTTAAATGTAATTGGAGATATTGCAACAAGTATTCATCAATTAACAAAAGAGTTAAAATCGAATGCGAAAAAATGGAATCTTGACTTTTTCTTAAAAGTGAAAGACAATGTATTATGTCATCTCTCTAAATACAAAGATGACAATCGCTTTCCAATGCTACCACAACGTTTGGTAGAAATTACAAGAAACATTTTACCAAAAGATGGAATTGTAACGCTAGACAACGGAATTTATAAAATTTGGTTTGCTAGAAACTACCCTGCTTATGCTCAAAACACTTTACTACTAGACAACGCTTTGGCAACAATGGGCGCAGGTTTTCCTTCAGCAATGATGGCAAAAGAATTACACCCCCATAAAAAAGTTATTTCTATTAACGGTGATGGTGGTTTTATGATGAATTCTCAGGAATTAGAAACTGCCGTTCGAATGGATTTAGATTTGGTTATTATTATTTTGAATGATAACGCTTACGGAATGATAGAATGGAAACAAGAAGGAGAAGGATTCCCTAAATTTGGACTAGAATATAAAAACCCAGATTTTGTAAAATATGCAGAAAGTTTTGGAGCTATTGGACACAGGCCTACATCCGGATCAGAGT